In Legionella cincinnatiensis, the DNA window TACAGGATTATTTATCACGCCACGTTTGCTTTATATAAGCTTATTACATCTGAGAAACGGTAAAGATATTCCACTTTCTATGATGCCAACTCCTTATAATATTCCCCTTGATACGGACATGGAAAAAGAAATTAAAGATGCATTAATTAATGACAATGTAGATCGCCTTGATGCACTAACATTTACTTATCTTTCAGAGAGCAGCATAACTGATGATTCAAAAGCTAAATTCATACTATCATTAGCTAGTTTATATTTTGAGGATGAGTATAAGTCGCAATACTTGCTGGATTTACTTTATGAGATCAAACTTTTTGGTATCTCATCAGATCTTATAAACTTGTACTTTAATACTACTAATAATGAAACTCGCGCGAAATTATATAAACTGATCGAATCTTCGGTTTTATTTGAAACTAAAGAAGAGACCGAGGAGTTATCTAGTTTCGATATGAATAAAATTATTTTCGTCAATGATTTTCTTCTTCATCAAGCTAGCACCATTGCTCCTCAAAGAACGGTAAATAATGAATTTATTGTTCAATTAAGGCACCTCCTTATGCTGAACAATAAAAGATTAAACTTTAATAAAGGCAATAAAAACTTGTGGAAAAAGAGTTATTGAGATGGTAGAAAATAAGGCTTGATGATCAGGCATTTTAGTCATACCTGGCCTCCATCGCATCCAGAAAATTCCTTTGGGTTTGTTTAAAAACTATATTAACCATTTTTTAAAGTAGAGGCAGTTTTTAATTTATGGCAGCAGTTGAGGTCCTCATCAATCGCTGCCAGTTGAATTGTATCTATGCGATATGAACCACATTAGTCTTTTGCATTAACTGCAAGCGACTGTTTTGCTTAATAACACTATCAATTTTTGATTTTAACTGCCGTTTTATTCCTTCGATTCCCAGCTTACTGTTGTTAGCCAGATCATTAAAATCGTTAAACTGTCGAGGGTTGATAACTGCTCTCCTAGAGCAAAGGTCGGTAGAATGATGAAGCCATTAACTGAATCTGCTGCCTCTTTTCCTTTTTCTTTTCCAGGATTAATACCCTTTGTTAACTCAAGGTGTTTGTCATCATCTGCAGCCACAATAATTGGAGTATCGGGATATTTATCATGTAGCGCTTTAGCGACTGGTTTGAGATTACCGGAGTCAAAAGCAGAGACAACAGCCGGTAATCCGGTTGCCTCTTTTATAGTTGCAGCTGTAGCATAACCTTCAGCAATAACAATGACAGGCGTTCCTGAAAGTTTTTCTAGGCCACCCAATACATGAAAACTGCCTTCCTTTCTTGAATCTTTTGCAAACCGTTTGGTTCCATCTTCCGCAATGTATTGAACAGTCCAAAGTGTTCCTTTGCAATCTGTTGCTGGAATACAGGTTAGTTTTCTTTCTTCATCAGTATATACGCCAGAATGACCCTCAATACCCTTGGCCTGCATATAAGGTGTGGGTTCCACAATCTCTGCCATCATAGATAATTTTTCCTTGAGTCTTAATGCAGTACTTTTTTGTTTAACTTCAAGCTCACGTTGGCGAGTCTGTTGATGCTCAAGTGCCTCTGCTTTGAGTGTTGCCTTCTGTTCATCAGTTAAAATGTAACCCTTACATTTCCAATTAAGATCAGCACCAGTTCGATTATTTTTAATATATCCAGCCGGAATACCATCTAAATGGGCTACATAAAATCCTGCCTTTTCACCGTTTTTATCACCCTCTGTGGCTATGCGATGAGGTTTACCATCCATAATTGGATGCCCACCTGAAACATTAGCACCAAGGCTCATCAATGCCGTAGGTATAAGCGCTTTATCCTGAGTCAGTATTCGATTTTCAGGAAGCCAGGCTTTGATTTTCTCAATAGGAACACCAGGATTTGCATACCAACATTTTTGAACTTTATCCCAGACAATACCTGGTGTTCCATCAGGGAGCTTTCCTATTGTGGATTTGGCACTTTCTTTTTGTTTGAAGGGGATGCTTAACCAGACCTTTTCAGAAGTGATGTTTTCAGACGTCATAACGGCTACCTCTTTAAGTTTCTCATCCCTGGTTTCAATAAGTTCTGCTAGTTGAATGTCTTGGGTTTGCTCTAACGCACACAGGTGATTAACTATTTTTTCTGCATCTGCAGATGCTCTGAATATTTCTAAAGGCTCATCTTCCAGAACTTGAATCCACGATTTGATATATGCCGTGTTTTGAGAAGGGTCATGGCCTATACCAAGCTCAGCACCTAAAAGCATGCTTGCAATTTCTGCTCTCAATTCTTCTTTGGCATAGGCATCTGAACCAAAGGGATGGCCTAAATCTCTATCCAGTCTTGATGGATGGCCACTCCAATGTCCAAGCTCATGCAGGGCAGTGGCATAATAGTTTGCTGCAGATTTAAATTGCTCTTTTGGTGGAAGATGGATGCTATCATTCGATAATCTGTAAAATGCTCTGTCCGCCTCAGAATGAATAATGGTGGCGCCAGAGTTAAGTAGTAGTTTTTCTGCTCTTTTAATTAAGGACCAGTCCGGCTCTTTGGCAATGAGTTCGGGCATATTATCAATTTGTGAGGCATGAAATACTGTTGCATAAAACACCTTGGGTCGTTCAAGATTCACCTGCACTTTTAATGGATTACCTTGCTCATCAAGCACAGGTTTACCAGCATCATCTTGTTTGATTTGTTCTTCATGAAATTTCCAGTACTGAATCGTCGTGCCTTTTTCTCCCTTACGTACCTGCGCATCCATGCTTTGTGCTTGTTTGTAAGTTAACCAGCGATTGTCATCACTTTGGTTCAGCATTAAATACAATGCATTAATCCCGCGATAACGTTTTCCTGTTATCGGATTATAAGGAACTTGATCATTACCTGTGCCTGGTTCCTATGGTTTTAACCAAGGCGCAGTTCCTGTTTTCAGACTTTCAATAATTTGATTGGCAACGACTTGATGATAAGGCATTTTAGTCATAAATAGCCTCCATCGCATCTTCTTCATTGAGTGCATCTTCAAAAAATGCGCCCATGATGTCTGCTTCTATCGGACTGACCTCAACAAGAAAGCCAGGGATTACTAAATCCTCGAGCTTTTCTGCAATCACATCCATTAACTCGGTTTCATGACTCATGTAGTTTTCTCCCGTTTATTAATTACCCATATGGGTGTGATCATTCCCTTGATTTGTCTTGTGTGAACAAGACCATAATATCGACCATCGAATGACCATTCGCTTTGATTGGTCATCGTCATGATTTCATCTTCTTGAAGTTGATAATTCATTACCTGCCATTGAGGTAAAGAGCGGTTCATTCCATCTTGTAATTTTGGTTTTGAATAAGGTATTAGCATTTGATTCACATAAACCCTGTCATTTGTCACAGAGAGGATATCCCCAGATACAGCCACCACTTTTTTCATTAAATAGCCATATCCATTACAATAAAGACCATGGTCTATATAACCTCTGTTCTTGGCTAATCTGAAAGTTTGCCTATCATCTGGGCAAAAAATCACATAAGCATTTTTTAGCGGCTCTGCACCGGTGATGCGATATAAGCCTACAGGAATTGATTCAGTAAGATTTATCCTAAAGCCCATAGAATGGAATAATGAGCCTGCAGCAATAGTACTTATCAAAACAATAGCGATGATGATGGATGGTTTTTTCATAACCGGATCACCTCGTCTTCACTTAAACGAACACGTAAAATATCTGAGTGAATAGGTGCCTCTACAGAGGCTCTAGCCATGAAGACTGGATCTTTAAAATAAAGTGGCTGTTTACCATAAATTGCAGGAAAGGGCTCTACCCCAAATAAAGGGGCATTTTAATCAAGTTAGTCTAGACTAACTCTTTGATTTGACGGTCAAAAGGAAGATTAAAATGCCTAAGAAAGATTGTATCCTAAATTTGCGTGGATATTCTATTAAAAAAGTAAGTGGAGAGAACCTGGTTTATATCGAAGTCACTTATCGATGTGTTGTACGATGCATTCATTGTGGGAATAAGAAGCTACGTAAAAAGGATAGTTTCATGAGGCGAATCCGCCATGAATCAATTGGATTGCGTCGCAGTTACTTGTGTATCAAAGCTCATAAGTATTATTGTCCCTCGTATGGTCGCTATTTTAATCAACGATTTCCCGGGATAGGTAAATATCAAAGGGCGAGTGAGAGTTTACGGAAACAGGTGTTTCACTATCCTAGCAAAGGAGTGAGTCAAAAGGATTTGGCTCGTGATTTAAAGCTGGGTAAATCGACTGTAGAGCGCTGGTATCATTACGGTTATGAGCTACGTTATAAAAAGATAGCGACTCGTTCCTGTCCCCGAGTATTAGGCCTTGATGAGCATTCGTTCAATAGAAAGATGGGGTATGCGACCACCTTTTGTGACTTGGCCAAACACAAAATATTTGATGTGGTTGAGGGGCGTTCAGCACGCGTAGCCTGGTTGCTCGCAACCAGGATTTCACCTGATTGTCGATCCTTAATGCCAGCATAAAAAAATACGTACCGCCCCGAGTTTTGTCTCATCTGTAATTGACCCTGAGGTTTTTGGTCTTCCTTGTGAACTTGCACCACATAAAATAGCCTCTTTATTATTACAAAATCCTGATAATCTTTGCCGCCTCTGATAAATCCTGGTTGCAAGCAACCAGGCTACGCGTACTGGTTTTTGTAATCCGACTCTCAGAGGATGGATGCAATACTATGGCAAATATTCCCCATCATCGCTTGAACCCGTTTGGACTCAGTTTAATGCTGTGTTGGTAAAGTGGACACTGCGTAAATATAAAAAGGTAAGAGGGAAAACTAAAGCGGCAACTATGTTGGAGAACATCCAGAAAAATAAGCCAGCTTTATTTCCACATTGGAAAATTGGTGTAGGTAGAAACTTTGCTTGATGGGAGCCGTATGAATCGAGAGGTTCACGTACGGTTCTGAGAGGGGCTGACGGGGAAGTTCCGTCGGTCTACTCAACTTAAAGTTTTGTGTTCTTGATTAATGCTCCCGGAATTGGGGATGAGCCTAAAGTTTTGTGTTCTTGATTAATGGGCTCCCGGATTTGGGGATGAGCCTAAATGGCGCGCTCGGAGGGACTCGAACCCCCGACACCTTGGTTCGAAGCCAAGTACTCTATCCAGCTGAGCTACGAGCGCAATAGGGGACGGATTTGATGCATTTACTGCATCTGTTCTTTTGGTTGACTGCTGGAAACCAAAATGGTGGGCCGTATAGGATTCGAACCTATGACACAGAGGTTAAAAGCCTCCTGCTCTACCACCTGAGCTAACGGCCCTCAAAAGGCTAAAACATTAAAACTATACTCTAAAACTGGTGGGCCGTATAGGATTCGAACCTATGACACAGAGGTTAAAAGCCTCCTGCTCTACCACCTGAGCTAACGGCCCTAAAGAGGCTCGAATCATACCGGATTAGGATAGAATTTCAAGTCTTTTTATTATGTTTCTCGTATTTTTGTTATTTTTGTGGTTGTTTTTTGTTTTTGATGGCAAAGAATTAACAAAAGTGGGATAAAGTCATTAATTTTTGACTTGAAAAATAGATGCTTTTTTCAGAGGCTAAAATCATGTAATGATGAGCTTTTAAGCGATTCTCTAAAGTTTGGGCTTTATGATTTGCAGTCACAAGTAAGATTACGTCTGAACCTAAAGCACCGCAACCTTTGATTGCAAGTATTTCAGTATATTCTTTAAGTCGATTTATCAAATTTAAACTGTGTTCTGCAACTAAATTCAATTCAACTAATTTTTTATGATAATCATTAATAGTTGTAATTAATTTTGTAGAGTCAGTCTGCTCAAATGCCAGTTTAGCCTCATCAACTAAAGTAGATAAATAGTCAATCTGATCAGGTAGGGTAGCGGTTTGTAAATGATGATGTGTTGCAAGTTTTACTCCTGTATGAATAAGAAAAAAAGACAGCTCGTGGAAGGGCCACCCATAAGATTGAAGCATTTTTTTTTGTGTATTAATATAGACACAACCTTCTTGTGCTTGCGCTATAACATCATACCCACTCGGCTTTAGCCCCGTTCCTGCCCATGATACTTTATAATAAGCAGTGAGCATGTCATCTAAATTAGGTTTATTTTTTTTGAGAAAACAGCTTGCTAAATAGCTCGCTAAAAATTGTGCACTGGATGCACCTAACCCCCCTCGTTCTGTATAGGGATCGTTCCAGATTAAACCGTGATCTAAATGTTGCTGTTGCCACCAGACTCCTGCTGGAGACTTGGGGTGAATTTCTGATAATTGGTTGTTTTTAGACGTTAAGGTAAGCTCAAAACAAGGGTATGTGGTTAGAAGAATCGCTGATGCCCCAGCTAATGCAGCATATTCGCCCAATAGAAATGTTTTTGCGGGAATTAGCCATTTCATACTGCAAGTGGAGTTTGTCTGATTTTTGCTAATAAATCATGGGCATTATTTAGGCTGATTCTTTTATGCAAAGCGAGCCACTTTTGTAAATGTTCTTTAAGAAGAGGCATTTCACTTTCATTAGCTCCTGCAGCAAGAAGCAAATTGTCGATATGAAGTTTCATATGACCTTGAATAATGCCTTCAGTACATAATGCTTTAATCGCACCTAAATTTTGTACAAGACCTACTGCAGCAATAACTTGAGAAAGTTGGTTTGCAGAAGAAATATTCATCATTCGTAAACACATCTGGGCAGTAGGATGGAGTGAAGTCACCCCACCTATAGTGCCTACTATAATAGGTGCAGTAAGTTGACCAGTGAGGGTGTTGTCTTCATAGCGCCAACGTGTGATTGCCTGATATTGCCCGTCACGAGCCGCATAAGCATGTACGCCTGCCTCCACCGCTCGCCAATCATTGCCTGTTGCAATTAAGACAGGATCAATGCCATTCATTACTCCTTTATTATGTGTAGCTGCTCTATAGGGATCCATTTCAGCAAAAAGAGAAGCTTCTTGAAGCTTTTGACCAAGTATTGGGTTTATTGCATGAATGGTGACTTGAGCGGTGGTTAGCTTTTGGTCGTTTAGGTTGGATAAAATGCACATGGTGACTTCTTCACCTGTTAACTGCTCTATAGGTGTCTTTAAGTATTCAAGTACTTGATTAATGATATTAGCGCCCATTGCATCGCAGCTGTTCATTGTTAAATGGATGACAACCATTTCTTGACCATCTTCTCTTTTGAGGAGACGTAGCTGTAGATCAACAACACCACCACCACGTTTTACCATATTCTCTGCTACATCTTTATTTGCTTTGCTAATCAGGTAAGCTCGGTTTTCATAAAAGATTTGAGAAAATTTGTTGAAGTCTTTAACTTTAGCTAATTGAATTTGACCTAAAATGCATTCACCTTGCACCCATGTTTTTATTTCACCACATTGTCTAATCCATTTAGCTGATTTGGACAAAGCGGCAATAATTGATGTTTCTTCAACAGCCATGGGAATCACATAATCTTGTCCATTAATGTTGAAGTTAGTTGCTACACCTAAAGGAAGCTGAAAGTAGCCTATAACATTTTCAATGAGTTTATCTGCTAAGTTTAAATCTTTTATGCCACCACTTTTAAGAAAAGCAACATCTTCTGCAGTGATTGCACCTAGGGCTAGCAAGCGTTTAAATCGTTCTTCACGTGAAAGTTTTGAGAATCCGCGGAATAGTTCATCAGTATTAGAAGATAAAGGCATGCTTTCTCCTTGGGTTAGCCGGCATTAACGCCAAGTTTAATAAGGTCGTTTTTGCATTGTTCAAAGTGGCTGTAGTCGTCTTGCATACCTAATTTTTACGTCTTTTGCGAAAAATGAAATAATTTTATCATAAAATAGGGAAGCAAACTACTTAAAACTCATCGCTTATATGATTTAGTTGTATTATAGCCTAGATTTTATTTCTGTTGCTTGTGTGATAATAAGGAACAGCAAATTTATTCTTCTTAAAGCCATTTTCGAAGGTCCTTAGTCTTAATATTTTAAAGAATAACATTATCTCATTGTTTAATACTTCATTTTGATAACACTTGTTTTAAAAAATCAAAGTTCTTTGAATACAATGAGTTACAACCCATAAATGTTTTTATTTTAATTTTATGGTATTTTTTTTGTGTTCAGTGTAAATTAATCGCTCTTTATGACTTGGATTAAGAGGGAGATGAAATGGGAAAACGCGCTCAAGCCGAAATGAAATCTTTTCTGTTGGCTGAAAAAAGACGATTGGAAGTTATTGAACAATTAAAGAAATGTGAATCCCATGAAGAGCTTTCCAAAAGTTTAAAAAAATATGAAGAAAAGAAGGAAAAAAAATTTTTTGTTATTTCTTCCAAATTAACTGAATACCACGTACAACGACTAAGAAAATTGGATGAAGAGATAAGTCAATTAAAAACAGAACTTAAAAAACAATTTCCTTTACCTGGCGCACACGTAAAATTACAGCAAATATTGCCGCCGAAAGTTAAAGTTGTTGCTTCTTGTGAGCAAACACTCGTTGAACGGACGTTTACTCAGAAGATGCCAGGACATTTGCTAAGTAAGCCATGTAATTTAGGTGACGATAAACTAGTTTTAGCTAAAGAAATGATAGCAAGAAGCGTAGAAATTCCTGAAGGTAGTTATGAAGGAAGTCTGCAACGAGATGTTAGTGAGAGTGCTTTTAGTTCAGAAGAATATATACAAGAAAATTCTGTAGATCCTAAAACTAAAAGAGAAAGAGAAACCCATCTTTTACAAGTTAACGTTCAACTAAGAATTTTTAAGCTGAAACAGGAAGAGCTTGAGGCTACCTATCAAAAAAATCTTAGTAAAGGAAAACAAGATCAAGCGAACAAATATCAAAAAGCTTCCAACGCTGCTAAAACTATTTATGATGAAATCTCTCGCTTAGCCAAACAATACATCAACGATGGAGATTTAGATGCTTTTAAAACCAATAGTCAAAGCATTTTAAAAGAAGATAATGATAATGTAAAAATAGTGCAGGAACATCGAGGTTGGAAATCTTTCTTAGCTAATTTGGCTGGACTTATTTTTACTGTTGGACTTGCTCAAGCA includes these proteins:
- the traF gene encoding conjugative transfer signal peptidase TraF, which translates into the protein MKKPSIIIAIVLISTIAAGSLFHSMGFRINLTESIPVGLYRITGAEPLKNAYVIFCPDDRQTFRLAKNRGYIDHGLYCNGYGYLMKKVVAVSGDILSVTNDRVYVNQMLIPYSKPKLQDGMNRSLPQWQVMNYQLQEDEIMTMTNQSEWSFDGRYYGLVHTRQIKGMITPIWVINKREKTT
- a CDS encoding mevalonate kinase family protein; protein product: MKWLIPAKTFLLGEYAALAGASAILLTTYPCFELTLTSKNNQLSEIHPKSPAGVWWQQQHLDHGLIWNDPYTERGGLGASSAQFLASYLASCFLKKNKPNLDDMLTAYYKVSWAGTGLKPSGYDVIAQAQEGCVYINTQKKMLQSYGWPFHELSFFLIHTGVKLATHHHLQTATLPDQIDYLSTLVDEAKLAFEQTDSTKLITTINDYHKKLVELNLVAEHSLNLINRLKEYTEILAIKGCGALGSDVILLVTANHKAQTLENRLKAHHYMILASEKSIYFSSQKLMTLSHFC
- a CDS encoding hydroxymethylglutaryl-CoA reductase, degradative; translated protein: MPLSSNTDELFRGFSKLSREERFKRLLALGAITAEDVAFLKSGGIKDLNLADKLIENVIGYFQLPLGVATNFNINGQDYVIPMAVEETSIIAALSKSAKWIRQCGEIKTWVQGECILGQIQLAKVKDFNKFSQIFYENRAYLISKANKDVAENMVKRGGGVVDLQLRLLKREDGQEMVVIHLTMNSCDAMGANIINQVLEYLKTPIEQLTGEEVTMCILSNLNDQKLTTAQVTIHAINPILGQKLQEASLFAEMDPYRAATHNKGVMNGIDPVLIATGNDWRAVEAGVHAYAARDGQYQAITRWRYEDNTLTGQLTAPIIVGTIGGVTSLHPTAQMCLRMMNISSANQLSQVIAAVGLVQNLGAIKALCTEGIIQGHMKLHIDNLLLAAGANESEMPLLKEHLQKWLALHKRISLNNAHDLLAKIRQTPLAV
- a CDS encoding group II intron maturase-specific domain-containing protein, producing the protein MVASNQATRTGFCNPTLRGWMQYYGKYSPSSLEPVWTQFNAVLVKWTLRKYKKVRGKTKAATMLENIQKNKPALFPHWKIGVGRNFA